The Macaca nemestrina isolate mMacNem1 chromosome 12, mMacNem.hap1, whole genome shotgun sequence genome contains a region encoding:
- the LOC105469690 gene encoding glutathione S-transferase P isoform X2 produces MPPYTVVYFPVRGRCSALRMLLADQGQSWKEEVVTMETWQEGSLKASCLYGQLPKFQDGDLTLYQSNTFLRHLGRTLGLYGKDQREAALVDMVNDGVEDLRCKYLSLIYTNYEAGKDDYVKALPGQLKPFETLLSQNQGGKTFIVGDQISFADYNLLDLLLIHEVLAPGCLDAFPLLSAYVARLSARPKLKAFLASPEHVNLPINGNGKQ; encoded by the exons A TGCCGCCCTACACCGTGGTCTACTTCCCAGTTCGAG GCCGCTGCTCCGCCCTGCGCATGCTGCTGGCAGACCAGGGCCAGAGCTGGAAGGAGGAGGTGGTGACAATGGAGACCTGGCAAGAGGGTTCTCTCAAAGCCTCCTGC CTGTATGGGCAGCTCCCCAAGTTCCAGGACGGAGACCTCACCCTGTACCAGTCCAATACCTTCCTGCGTCACCTGGGCCGCACTCTTG GGCTCTATGGGAAGGACCAGCGGGAGGCAGCCCTGGTGGACATGGTGAATGACGGCGTGGAGGACCTCCGCTGCAAATACCTCTCCCTCATCTACACCAACTAC GAGGCAGGCAAGGATGACTATGTGAAGGCACTGCCCGGGCAACTGAAGCCTTTTGAGACCCTGCTGTCCCAGAACCAGGGAGGCAAGACCTTCATTGTGGGAGACCAG ATCTCCTTCGCTGACTACAACCTGCTGGACTTGCTGCTGATCCATGAGGTCCTGGCCCCCGGCTGCCTGGATGCGTTCCCCCTGCTCTCGGCATATGTGGCGCGCCTCAGTGCCCGGCCCAAGCTCAAGGCTTTCCTGGCCTCCCCTGAGCACGTGAACCTCCCCATCAATGGCAACGGGAAACAGTGA
- the LOC105469690 gene encoding glutathione S-transferase P isoform X1: MGPGEGRLRAPRLGVLPRAPANLSLSAAVPPYTVVYFPVRGRCSALRMLLADQGQSWKEEVVTMETWQEGSLKASCLYGQLPKFQDGDLTLYQSNTFLRHLGRTLGLYGKDQREAALVDMVNDGVEDLRCKYLSLIYTNYEAGKDDYVKALPGQLKPFETLLSQNQGGKTFIVGDQISFADYNLLDLLLIHEVLAPGCLDAFPLLSAYVARLSARPKLKAFLASPEHVNLPINGNGKQ, from the exons ATGGGACCCGGGGAGGGCAGGCTGCGCGCACCGCGCCTTGGCGTCCTCCCCCGGGCTCCAGCAAACCTTTCTTTGTCCGCTGCAGTGCCGCCCTACACCGTGGTCTACTTCCCAGTTCGAG GCCGCTGCTCCGCCCTGCGCATGCTGCTGGCAGACCAGGGCCAGAGCTGGAAGGAGGAGGTGGTGACAATGGAGACCTGGCAAGAGGGTTCTCTCAAAGCCTCCTGC CTGTATGGGCAGCTCCCCAAGTTCCAGGACGGAGACCTCACCCTGTACCAGTCCAATACCTTCCTGCGTCACCTGGGCCGCACTCTTG GGCTCTATGGGAAGGACCAGCGGGAGGCAGCCCTGGTGGACATGGTGAATGACGGCGTGGAGGACCTCCGCTGCAAATACCTCTCCCTCATCTACACCAACTAC GAGGCAGGCAAGGATGACTATGTGAAGGCACTGCCCGGGCAACTGAAGCCTTTTGAGACCCTGCTGTCCCAGAACCAGGGAGGCAAGACCTTCATTGTGGGAGACCAG ATCTCCTTCGCTGACTACAACCTGCTGGACTTGCTGCTGATCCATGAGGTCCTGGCCCCCGGCTGCCTGGATGCGTTCCCCCTGCTCTCGGCATATGTGGCGCGCCTCAGTGCCCGGCCCAAGCTCAAGGCTTTCCTGGCCTCCCCTGAGCACGTGAACCTCCCCATCAATGGCAACGGGAAACAGTGA